The following nucleotide sequence is from Dehalococcoidia bacterium.
GCTCGGCCACACCGCCCCGCCTGATCGACGACACCGCCGCCGAAACCGTGCTCCGCGCCCTGCGCGACCCGCAGGCGTGCGCCTTGATCGCCCGCGCTGCAGCCGTCACGTGCCCGGCGTTCGATGCCGGCGCCCTGCTAGCCATCTGGGCACTCCTGCATCCGGAGGAGGCGCTGCGCCGCGCGGAGCAGATCGCCGGCCTGGCGCAGGGGGCCGAGTTCGGCATCGCCCACGATCTCGATGCAACCGGCTTCGTCTGCGCGGTGAATGCCTTCCGCGACCCGGCAGAGTCACCGCTCGCCGCCACACTGGCCGGTCGTGACGACGCCGGCCGCGGCGCCGCCCTGTTCGAGGCGCTGCTGCCGCAGATGCCCGCCATGCTTGAAAACATCCGCGATTTCGATCTGCTCTGGATCGGCGAGTACTCGGACGTCCTGCAGGCGGACAGCCTCTTCAACTCCGGCGCCGTGCAGATCGAGAGCGTGCCCGAGCTCGATCTCGTCGTGCTCGACACGCCGCTGCGCCTGCACCCGCTGATCGGACTGACGGTTTCGGCGGGCCGCTCGCGGCTGCTCACCGTGCGCTCGGAGAACACCTACACGCTCGAATACCGCTACGAAAGCTGGGTGCAGCTGCGCTCGTGGCGGCCGCGGCCACGCATCAATCTGAGCGGCCTCGCCACGCGCTTGAACATGTTCGAGCGCAGGGACGGCCGCTGGCGCGCCGATCCGGTCTGGCAGCCGCGGTCGCGCCTCTGGTTCGACGATGGCCGCGGCTCAGCTTCGCCATCCTCGATCGACCGCGAGACGGTGGTAGCCGAAGCCCTGGACTTCCTGCGCACGCACGCCCACGACGAAACGCTGCGCTGGAGCCCCTACTCTGAGCGCCGCTGATCGCGGGCCCGTGCGCTACGATGGTTGCACGAGGGTGCTCGTCTCCTCGCAGCACGCAGCGGGAGACCGCGTTGTCCGACGTGGTGCGAACCGTCTCCAACTTGCACACGATCGTGGTTGCGGCGCACACGACCACGCACCTGCCGCCCGATCGCGCCGTGATCACCACGCCGGCGCTGGTCGCATTGATGGAGCGATGTATCGCGAAGTCCGAGCAGCGGCTGGAACGTCACGACGGGCGCTGGCTAAGCATTGCGGCGGACATTAACCATCGAGCAGGGCTAAAGCAAGGCGAGTACATTCACTTGCGTGCACAACGTAGTCCGGGAATGCCGGGCGATCGAGAGCAGTGGCACGTCACGGCTACGGCCGAC
It contains:
- a CDS encoding DUF6687 family protein, encoding MPSRFLPPEPELEATPHIAVNASPSAHTLLAISNHPGSATPPRLIDDTAAETVLRALRDPQACALIARAAAVTCPAFDAGALLAIWALLHPEEALRRAEQIAGLAQGAEFGIAHDLDATGFVCAVNAFRDPAESPLAATLAGRDDAGRGAALFEALLPQMPAMLENIRDFDLLWIGEYSDVLQADSLFNSGAVQIESVPELDLVVLDTPLRLHPLIGLTVSAGRSRLLTVRSENTYTLEYRYESWVQLRSWRPRPRINLSGLATRLNMFERRDGRWRADPVWQPRSRLWFDDGRGSASPSSIDRETVVAEALDFLRTHAHDETLRWSPYSERR